A part of Flavobacteriaceae bacterium GSB9 genomic DNA contains:
- the guaB gene encoding IMP dehydrogenase, with protein sequence MTAHQNKILGEGLTYDDVLLVPAFSEVLPREVNIQSKFTRNITINVPIISAAMDTVTESKMAIAMAQEGGIGVLHKNMTIEQQALKVRRVKRAESGMIIDPVTLPLTATVRDAKASMAEHSIGGIPIVDEKGMLKGIVTNRDLRFEHKNKKPIAEVMTSENLVTAPIGTSLRDAEIILQEHKIEKLLIVDDNYKLSGLITFRDITKVSQKPNANKDEYGRLRVAAALGVTADAVERAEALVNAGVDAVVIDTAHGHTKGVVSVLKEVKAKFPELEVIVGNIATAAAAKYLVEAGADAVKVGIGPGSICTTRVVAGVGFPQFSAVLEVSAAIKGSGVPVIADGGIRYTGDIPKAIAAGADTVMLGSLLAGTKESPGETIIYEGRKFKSYRGMGSVEAMKEGSKDRYFQDVEDDIKKLVPEGIVGRVPYKGELFESIHQFIGGLRAGMGYCGAKDIETLKESGQFVKITSSGIHESHPHDVAITNESPNYSR encoded by the coding sequence ATGACTGCACATCAAAACAAAATACTAGGAGAGGGGCTAACTTACGACGACGTTCTTTTAGTTCCAGCATTCTCTGAAGTACTTCCGAGAGAAGTTAATATCCAATCAAAATTTACACGCAACATTACCATTAATGTGCCAATTATTTCGGCGGCAATGGATACGGTTACCGAGAGTAAAATGGCTATTGCTATGGCTCAGGAGGGTGGCATTGGTGTTTTGCATAAAAACATGACTATCGAGCAACAAGCCCTTAAGGTTAGACGTGTTAAACGTGCCGAAAGTGGTATGATTATCGACCCAGTTACCTTGCCTTTAACCGCTACGGTACGCGATGCTAAAGCCTCTATGGCAGAACACAGTATTGGTGGTATTCCTATTGTTGATGAAAAAGGTATGCTAAAAGGTATCGTAACCAATCGTGATTTGCGTTTTGAACACAAAAACAAAAAACCTATTGCAGAGGTTATGACCAGTGAAAATTTGGTTACAGCACCAATAGGAACCTCGTTGAGAGATGCAGAGATTATACTTCAGGAGCATAAAATTGAAAAGCTACTTATTGTAGACGACAACTATAAGCTTTCAGGTTTAATTACCTTTAGGGACATCACTAAAGTCAGTCAAAAGCCAAATGCCAATAAAGATGAATATGGGCGTTTACGTGTTGCAGCGGCACTTGGTGTTACTGCCGATGCCGTTGAACGTGCAGAAGCCTTGGTAAATGCGGGTGTTGATGCTGTGGTTATCGATACGGCACACGGACACACCAAAGGCGTGGTAAGTGTGCTAAAAGAAGTGAAAGCTAAGTTCCCAGAATTAGAAGTTATTGTTGGAAATATAGCTACAGCCGCTGCAGCCAAATATTTGGTTGAAGCGGGTGCCGATGCCGTAAAAGTAGGAATTGGTCCGGGATCTATTTGTACTACACGTGTGGTGGCCGGAGTTGGGTTTCCTCAGTTTTCTGCCGTATTGGAAGTGTCGGCAGCCATCAAAGGTTCGGGTGTTCCGGTAATTGCAGATGGTGGTATCCGTTATACGGGCGATATTCCAAAAGCTATTGCAGCAGGAGCCGATACCGTAATGTTAGGATCGTTATTGGCTGGTACAAAAGAATCGCCGGGGGAAACCATTATTTACGAAGGACGAAAATTCAAGTCTTACCGTGGCATGGGATCGGTTGAAGCAATGAAAGAAGGCAGTAAAGACCGTTATTTCCAAGATGTTGAAGACGACATAAAAAAATTGGTACCGGAAGGCATTGTGGGCCGTGTACCTTACAAAGGCGAGTTATTTGAAAGTATCCATCAGTTCATAGGTGGCTTACGGGCAGGAATGGGATACTGTGGCGCCAAAGACATTGAAACACTTAAGGAGTCTGGACAGTTCGTTAAAATTACTTCAAGTGGTATTCATGAAAGT